The Legionella spiritensis DNA segment TGATGATCTGATGATTCAGGTAAACGTAAGGTAGTTCAATGTGTCGTACCGCATCAGCCGGTAATTGGAAGTGTTGTCCCAGAGCGGCATCCAGCACATGCCGGAGTTTTTGTTCTTTCAGCGAGTGATTTTCATACAGATGATGCGCTGCCAGATACACGGTGGAATCGCTGACTCCATGATCGGCGGTTAGTATAACCAGCGTATTTGCGAGTCCGACTTGCTGATCAATCACGGCCAGAAGCCGGGCTATGGTCTCATCCAGCCGTAACAGGTTATCTTCCGATTCGAGGCTGTTGGGGCCGAATTGATGGCCGATGGCGTCGGTTGCTGAAAAACTGATGGACAGATAATCGGTTTTCCCTGGAACGGCTCCCAATTGTTCGGCACGCAGCAGCTCTATGGCAAAATCGGTCGTCAGTTCATCGGCAAAGGGGGTCATGGACAAATATTTCAAATACTTCGGAGTGGAAGGTTCTCCCAAATGATGAGGAAATTTTTGACCAAACCCGGGGAAACGATGTTCGAACCTCGGAGCATCGGCGTAATTATAGTCACGCGCGGGGTTTTTCAACGCCCATGTTCGATTAGCGGGCTGGTAGCCTTGATTCCATTTTTGCACCCATTGCGGATAATGCTGATAATAGTAATTGCTGGTAATGAACCCCCCGTTGTGTTTGTCAAACCAGAATGCCTTGCCGGCATGCCCCGCCATGGTGATGGCGGCACGATCTTTAAATGATACGCCAAACGCGCGGCCTCTTTTCGCCAGAATGAGTTCATCACTCAACGTGGATGCCAGAAGGTGCGCGGGCGAGCGGCCTTCGGAGTCCTTGTCGGAAGGATGTATGGGCAGGATTTTGCTGTTTCGATCCGCCATGCAATAAGTGCTTTTACCCTGCATGGGATCAAACCAGTCATTGGCTACCACGCCATGCAGCATAGGATAGGAGCCGGTCGCGATGGTCGCATGGCCGACGCAGGTGACGGTGTGGGCATGGGGGTGGTGAGCGTTTTGGTAATTAATACTGTGGTTTAACAGGTAGTTGAAACCATTGGCGCCGAATTTATCCTGATATTGATAGAGCAAATCCCCGCGTAACTGATCAACTACCAGTTGGACAATCAGTCTGGGTGGTGGATTGGCGGCATGCAAGGGAATGGTGGTGAGGTACAAGATCGTGCACAGCAGTTTTTTCATGGGTGGGCTTCCTGACAAAACAAATGAATGAACGGCATCCTAATGAACTTTTTGGCCAGGGTAAAGAGACGAGTATGTCATTTTGTTCACGGAACCTGTAGCCCGCCATGAAGGCGAAGCCGACATGCGGGGATAACGTTCATCTGCGTACTCGCCAGTTCTCCTGCTGCAATATTGCAACAGGAACCCGCAATACGGCCGATGGCCTCCTTACGGGCTACGGTTCTTAAACCAACAGGATAGAATCAGTGAAATAACGTACTGGGAGGGTGTTTGAATTTGGTATGGTTACCTGTTTTTTTTAATTGAAATCAGTCGGTTGCAATTTGATTAATTCGGTTAAAGAAAAACCATGACGTAAGGGTTTAATTCGTATACACTAGATTTTCGGTGCTGTGTCACCGTTTTGTTAATGGAGTAAAAGGAGATTAAAATGGGTTTTCAATTACCAGCATATGATGAAGCTAAAGCGAAGTTTGCTGAACATGTTGTGGCATTAAGAGGAAAGCACAGTGCGGCAAAAATAGATGAGTTACCGGATCATCGCCGTATTCAGGTACAGTTTCTTAACGCTGTAATCGATGAGTTGGACAATGGTATAAAGCCAAGTCAAGAGAAGGCTCGTATTTTAACAGGGTTTATGCATATTATTCACGCCGAGATTTGTGATAATTCCGGGAGTGGCAGTTTATTGCGTAAAGCCTTGCATGACGCAATGAGTGTGGATGAAAAAAATGTCATTGATCCAAATAGTGAAGTTGCCATAATTAAAGCTGCCATGAAGTTTTACGTGTCAATAGTATTTGAAAGCGGGTTCACTACGGAAAAATTGCTTGAAGATCATGCGTTTTCAAAGATTAAGGGACTTGATCTGCCAGCGTTTGAAGTACGGGCTATTGATATGCAAAATACTGCCAGTAAGGTAGTTTTTTCCGAAGCTCATCAAAATCAGAAAAAAATGTTGCAGGAAAGAGAAGAAGCAGCCCGCAAAAAAGAAGGTGGTGGCCACGGCTGGTTACCTTCCATCAGTATGTTTGGGGGGAGCAACAAGAAAGATGAAGATTCACACAAGAAAGGTCCTGATGCTCACCAGGTAAAATCGGTAGCACCGAATCATATGTAACGTCGCATTGAGCACCCCTTCTGTCAGGGGTGCCGTATTCTTTATTCTTCCACTGGATATCCGCACATGGCCCATTCCATGATCCCGCCGTTCACTGAATAGACTTTTGTGTAGCCCATGTTCGTCAGGACTTCTGCGGCATGCAGGGAACGAACGCCACCCTTGCAATGCAGATAAACGGGTTGGTTTTTGTCTGTGGCCGTGTCATGGATTCTTCCGGCGATGTCATC contains these protein-coding regions:
- a CDS encoding alkaline phosphatase family protein; the protein is MKKLLCTILYLTTIPLHAANPPPRLIVQLVVDQLRGDLLYQYQDKFGANGFNYLLNHSINYQNAHHPHAHTVTCVGHATIATGSYPMLHGVVANDWFDPMQGKSTYCMADRNSKILPIHPSDKDSEGRSPAHLLASTLSDELILAKRGRAFGVSFKDRAAITMAGHAGKAFWFDKHNGGFITSNYYYQHYPQWVQKWNQGYQPANRTWALKNPARDYNYADAPRFEHRFPGFGQKFPHHLGEPSTPKYLKYLSMTPFADELTTDFAIELLRAEQLGAVPGKTDYLSISFSATDAIGHQFGPNSLESEDNLLRLDETIARLLAVIDQQVGLANTLVILTADHGVSDSTVYLAAHHLYENHSLKEQKLRHVLDAALGQHFQLPADAVRHIELPYVYLNHQIIKEHQLSVGTVTTYLVEILRQLPGVFQAYPMPLAATEHDWLSAKVDKMAFPGRSGDLYIVAPPYQALADKSEQRTSHGTPWNYDSYVPLLFVHPGIKPRRIAKPAYTTDIASTLATILKIKAPSANVGQPLPEVTNHFE
- a CDS encoding rhodanese-like domain-containing protein produces the protein MTEQTVATIDVHELKKRMDTEPDICLIDVREIHEWQALRIPGAVHIPKDDIAGRIHDTATDKNQPVYLHCKGGVRSLHAAEVLTNMGYTKVYSVNGGIMEWAMCGYPVEE